A genome region from Effusibacillus lacus includes the following:
- a CDS encoding stalk domain-containing protein — MKKILILLLVVFAVLAGPGMANASSGIKVTIDGKEQHYDQPPVLVNGRTLVPLRGIFESLGAKIDWNGDTQTVTATRGSTTIVLQVGSKLAIKNGQPVTLDVEAQLINGRTMVPVRFVGEALGAGVNWDSGTNTVVISTQGMTAERRKMSIQEIVAENDHKVVMVITDNNSRASAFAVGDGLFLTNYHVVDEASKAVILTKDKKEYEVQGIVAYSEQQDLALLKTKEKTGIPSVKFGSAKQAQKGEHVIAIGNPLSLSNTVSEGIISSFRQESGVDLIQISVPVTFGSSGGALFNEYGEVIGITTLGIINSGADLNFAVAIDHATPWLETTHQDFDKLEASFPEENAVIKSLKERIKKHVVDGMYKNNLGLSTTEAAMFLELTDETDLKAFSGLSEQGKKRLMLTYTAENWGDVLGVDYCYTYVVYGKKKLVAATITYGMSVDEVELVYPEQ; from the coding sequence TTGAAAAAAATACTTATTCTTTTACTTGTCGTGTTTGCGGTCTTGGCTGGACCAGGCATGGCAAATGCATCGTCAGGCATCAAAGTCACAATTGACGGCAAAGAACAGCATTATGACCAGCCGCCTGTACTGGTCAACGGGAGAACGCTGGTTCCGCTGAGGGGCATATTTGAATCCTTGGGAGCAAAGATCGATTGGAACGGGGATACGCAAACAGTTACGGCAACAAGGGGAAGCACCACCATAGTGCTTCAAGTCGGGTCAAAGTTGGCGATCAAGAACGGACAGCCTGTCACTCTGGATGTGGAAGCCCAGCTGATCAACGGGCGGACCATGGTGCCTGTCCGGTTTGTCGGAGAAGCTTTGGGAGCGGGTGTCAACTGGGACAGTGGCACCAATACCGTGGTCATTTCGACTCAAGGCATGACGGCGGAACGGAGAAAGATGTCCATCCAGGAAATCGTGGCGGAAAATGACCACAAAGTGGTAATGGTGATCACGGATAACAATTCGCGAGCAAGTGCATTTGCGGTAGGAGACGGATTGTTTCTCACCAATTACCATGTGGTCGATGAAGCGTCCAAAGCGGTCATTTTGACAAAGGACAAGAAAGAATACGAAGTCCAGGGAATAGTGGCTTACAGTGAACAGCAGGATTTGGCCCTGCTCAAGACGAAAGAGAAGACGGGAATTCCGTCTGTTAAGTTCGGATCTGCCAAGCAAGCGCAAAAAGGTGAGCATGTCATTGCCATCGGGAATCCCCTGAGTCTCTCCAATACCGTTTCAGAAGGGATTATCAGCAGTTTCAGACAAGAATCGGGAGTTGACCTGATACAGATAAGTGTTCCCGTTACTTTCGGAAGTTCAGGCGGTGCTCTGTTCAACGAATACGGGGAAGTCATCGGGATTACAACGTTGGGTATTATCAATTCCGGGGCTGACCTAAACTTTGCTGTTGCCATTGACCACGCAACGCCCTGGTTGGAAACGACCCATCAGGATTTTGATAAACTTGAGGCTTCGTTCCCTGAAGAAAACGCCGTAATCAAATCCCTTAAAGAGCGCATCAAGAAGCACGTTGTAGACGGAATGTACAAGAACAACCTGGGATTGTCCACGACAGAGGCGGCCATGTTCCTGGAGTTGACGGATGAGACGGATCTAAAGGCGTTTTCCGGATTATCCGAACAGGGGAAGAAGCGATTGATGCTTACCTATACGGCTGAAAACTGGGGAGATGTCCTCGGAGTCGATTATTGTTACACCTATGTGGTATACGGGAAAAAGAAGCTGGTTGCAGCAACGATCACCTACGGAATGTCCGTTGACGAAGTGGAGCTTGTGTATCCGGAGCAGTAG
- a CDS encoding DsbA family oxidoreductase: MFSFGLARHSRKAHEGAKFAIEQGKAKEYHEAVFRAQFQEERNIDNLDTLIEIAGSIGLDQTAFKEALESGKYEAQVLADTRLADQIGVTGVPCFVAGNRGAFGVQSYQALERLLEGKDLYLDME, translated from the coding sequence GTGTTTTCTTTTGGCCTAGCCCGCCACTCCCGCAAAGCTCACGAGGGTGCCAAGTTTGCCATTGAACAAGGAAAGGCAAAGGAATACCATGAGGCAGTCTTTCGGGCGCAGTTTCAAGAGGAACGCAATATCGACAATTTGGATACCCTGATCGAAATTGCAGGCAGTATCGGTCTTGACCAAACAGCTTTCAAAGAAGCTCTCGAAAGCGGGAAGTATGAAGCGCAAGTGCTGGCGGATACCCGTTTGGCGGATCAGATTGGGGTGACCGGCGTCCCCTGTTTTGTGGCAGGCAACCGCGGGGCATTCGGCGTACAGAGTTATCAAGCTCTGGAAAGGTTGCTGGAAGGAAAAGATCTATACTTGGATATGGAGTGA
- a CDS encoding DUF4912 domain-containing protein, with protein MNPTLFDQSWSRSWQTNRLVAMVKEPDTIFVYWELEDLRKRLISEHFQADWNSLPFFLQVYDVTHLGFNGYNANSTRRIQVHPLSDNWYIHNLEPGRHYQLDFGTTTLSGHFFAILRSNIVETPRFPPQYRMEPSVRFGTLHTRDHFFDTCTSLPNTVTVHKYPESQRANTSVPVPTKRTATPTSVLEVSMSETEKHGEPSNRMTTPEPVPDQPWGDQFDGYTLVGEKGGCC; from the coding sequence ATGAACCCAACTTTATTTGATCAATCTTGGAGCCGCAGTTGGCAGACCAACCGTCTTGTCGCAATGGTGAAAGAACCTGACACCATCTTTGTTTACTGGGAGTTGGAAGATCTTCGAAAGAGGCTGATCAGCGAGCATTTTCAGGCCGATTGGAACTCTCTTCCCTTCTTCCTGCAAGTGTACGATGTCACCCATCTCGGCTTTAACGGGTACAATGCAAATTCCACCCGGAGAATCCAGGTGCACCCGTTGTCCGACAACTGGTACATTCACAACCTTGAGCCAGGAAGACACTATCAATTGGACTTTGGCACCACCACATTGTCAGGACATTTCTTTGCAATCCTGCGATCCAACATTGTGGAGACACCCCGCTTTCCCCCGCAGTACCGAATGGAACCTTCAGTCCGGTTTGGCACGCTTCACACACGTGATCATTTCTTCGATACTTGTACCTCTCTTCCGAACACAGTAACCGTACACAAGTACCCTGAATCCCAACGTGCAAACACAAGCGTACCGGTTCCAACCAAAAGGACAGCAACTCCCACATCTGTTCTGGAAGTGAGTATGTCAGAGACGGAGAAACACGGTGAGCCATCCAATCGAATGACCACTCCTGAACCTGTTCCCGACCAGCCTTGGGGTGATCAGTTTGACGGGTACACTCTGGTCGGGGAAAAAGGGGGCTGCTGCTGA
- a CDS encoding glycoside hydrolase family 57 protein: MAKGYLALVLHAHLPYVRHPESDKYLEERWLFEALTETYIPLLQVFRGLVRDGVDFRITISITPTLLSMLTDELLQQRYLQHLDRLIELADREVTRTSNSPDFNRLARHYADTFTSVRSFYLQNGCNPVTVFRDLQELGKLEIITSAATHAFLPLMMTEEAIRAQIRTGVDIYQSHFGRPPRGIWLPECGFMPGLDLILKECGIEYFFTDSHGVETGEPVPVFGTLSPVLTPHGVAAFPRDRESSQQVWSAREGYPGDYDYREYYRDIGFDLDFETVAPYIHPDGIRVNTGIKYFRITGGGEQKEPYNPDWAREKAARHAEHFLFNRQKQADHWAWHMGRKPVIVAPYDAELFGHWWYEGPVWLDMLLRKIHFDQDTVKTLTPSEYLELYFDYQVCRLPMSSWGRNGYADVWLRGENDWIYPALHQVEQRMVELANVHENPNPIAERALKQAARELMLAQSSDWAFIMDNKTMVEYAVKRTKQHVNRFTRLYEMLKSGIIDPDWLTQLEEIDNLFPGLDYRVYRSKQRIRQYHADPKRPRVMMLSWEFPPMTVGGLARHVYDLSRYLVRNGWEVHVVTAEIGESPHMKWWRGYMCTGFMS; this comes from the coding sequence ATGGCCAAAGGATATCTGGCGCTGGTTCTGCATGCTCACCTGCCTTATGTAAGGCATCCCGAAAGTGACAAGTACCTGGAGGAACGGTGGCTGTTTGAGGCGCTTACGGAGACGTACATTCCGCTTCTGCAAGTGTTTCGGGGTCTGGTGCGGGATGGGGTGGATTTTCGGATTACCATTTCCATCACCCCGACGCTGCTTTCCATGTTGACGGATGAATTGCTGCAGCAAAGGTACCTGCAGCACCTGGATCGTTTGATTGAACTGGCAGACAGGGAAGTGACACGGACCTCCAATTCCCCTGATTTCAACCGGCTGGCCCGGCATTATGCGGACACTTTCACAAGCGTTCGATCCTTTTATCTCCAGAATGGTTGCAATCCGGTTACCGTTTTCCGCGATTTGCAGGAGCTTGGCAAGCTGGAGATCATCACATCCGCAGCCACGCATGCCTTTCTGCCCCTGATGATGACCGAAGAAGCGATACGCGCCCAGATTCGGACCGGTGTTGATATCTACCAATCGCACTTCGGCCGGCCCCCCAGGGGAATCTGGTTGCCGGAATGCGGATTTATGCCCGGCCTGGACCTGATTTTAAAGGAATGTGGAATTGAGTATTTCTTTACCGATTCCCACGGTGTTGAGACTGGAGAGCCGGTCCCGGTGTTCGGCACGCTTTCGCCTGTTCTTACCCCGCATGGCGTTGCCGCGTTTCCCCGCGACCGGGAATCATCCCAACAGGTGTGGAGCGCTCGAGAGGGGTACCCTGGGGATTATGACTACCGGGAATATTACCGGGATATCGGATTTGACCTGGACTTTGAAACTGTCGCTCCGTACATTCACCCGGACGGAATCCGGGTGAATACGGGTATCAAATATTTTCGGATCACCGGCGGCGGCGAACAAAAGGAACCGTACAATCCGGATTGGGCCAGGGAGAAAGCGGCCCGTCACGCGGAGCATTTCCTGTTTAACCGGCAGAAACAGGCGGATCATTGGGCTTGGCACATGGGACGCAAGCCGGTAATTGTGGCCCCGTATGATGCGGAGCTGTTTGGTCACTGGTGGTATGAAGGGCCGGTCTGGTTAGACATGCTGCTGAGAAAGATTCACTTTGACCAGGATACGGTGAAGACCCTAACGCCGTCCGAATACCTGGAACTCTATTTCGACTATCAGGTATGCCGTTTGCCCATGTCCTCCTGGGGCCGGAACGGGTACGCCGATGTATGGCTTAGGGGAGAGAATGATTGGATCTATCCCGCATTGCACCAAGTGGAACAGCGCATGGTGGAACTGGCGAACGTGCATGAGAATCCCAATCCGATTGCAGAACGGGCTCTGAAGCAGGCAGCCCGGGAACTGATGTTGGCCCAAAGCAGCGACTGGGCGTTCATCATGGACAACAAGACGATGGTCGAATATGCAGTCAAGCGAACCAAACAGCATGTAAATCGGTTTACCCGGCTGTATGAAATGTTGAAGTCCGGAATCATCGACCCCGATTGGCTGACGCAATTGGAAGAGATCGACAATCTGTTTCCCGGTCTGGATTACAGGGTCTATCGATCCAAGCAACGGATTCGACAATACCATGCTGATCCCAAACGACCCCGTGTCATGATGCTGTCCTGGGAATTTCCGCCGATGACAGTGGGTGGACTCGCAAGACATGTGTATGACCTTTCCCGCTATTTGGTACGCAATGGATGGGAGGTGCATGTGGTAACCGCCGAAATCGGCGAGTCCCCCCATATGAAATGGTGGAGGGGGTACATGTGCACCGGGTTCATGTCATGA
- a CDS encoding glycosyltransferase family 4 protein: MHRVHVMKPDGGEFVHWAFQLNLMMLDACRMLADSGLRFDLIHAHDWLVCYAAKTLKNLFELPLVATIHATEHGRNQGIHTELQRYISSMEWKLTYEAQRVIVCSTYMQEEVERVFQLPHGKLEVIPNGVDPELLGQREQHIGAKHRYAGENERIVLFVGRLVREKGVHTLLEAVPSILADCPEAKVVIAGKGPAKEELEQLTDRLGIRGKVLFAGFVSDEERNRLYGMADVAVFPSLYEPFGIVALEAMAAGVPVVVADVGGLADVVQNGHNGLKMLPGDACSLSRQIRDLLANPQWAKRLAETALNEIGRYNWNRIAQQTIDAYKKVTRKTANLVEGVIS; the protein is encoded by the coding sequence GTGCACCGGGTTCATGTCATGAAGCCCGATGGCGGAGAATTTGTCCACTGGGCGTTCCAGTTGAATCTGATGATGCTGGATGCCTGTCGAATGCTGGCAGATTCAGGGCTCCGGTTTGATTTGATTCACGCCCATGACTGGCTTGTCTGTTATGCGGCAAAGACCTTGAAGAATCTGTTTGAATTGCCGCTTGTCGCCACTATCCACGCAACCGAACACGGCCGCAATCAGGGAATCCATACCGAACTCCAGAGATATATCAGCAGCATGGAATGGAAGCTGACCTATGAAGCGCAGCGTGTCATTGTTTGCAGTACCTACATGCAGGAGGAAGTGGAACGAGTGTTTCAACTGCCACACGGGAAGCTGGAAGTGATCCCCAATGGGGTCGACCCGGAGCTTCTGGGACAAAGGGAACAACATATCGGTGCGAAGCATCGATATGCGGGGGAGAACGAACGAATTGTGCTGTTTGTCGGACGGCTCGTCCGGGAAAAAGGGGTCCATACCCTGTTGGAAGCGGTGCCTTCCATCCTTGCTGATTGCCCGGAGGCCAAGGTTGTCATTGCCGGGAAGGGACCGGCGAAAGAAGAACTGGAGCAGTTGACAGACCGGTTGGGGATTCGGGGTAAGGTTCTGTTTGCCGGATTCGTGTCGGACGAGGAACGAAACCGGCTGTATGGAATGGCCGATGTTGCCGTGTTTCCCAGCCTGTATGAGCCCTTCGGAATAGTGGCCTTGGAAGCGATGGCGGCAGGGGTGCCGGTTGTCGTTGCCGATGTGGGAGGGTTGGCCGATGTGGTGCAGAATGGACACAACGGATTAAAAATGCTGCCTGGAGACGCCTGCTCCCTGTCGCGCCAGATACGGGATCTGCTGGCCAATCCCCAATGGGCCAAACGATTGGCAGAAACGGCGCTTAATGAAATCGGGCGGTACAACTGGAACCGGATCGCCCAGCAAACGATTGATGCATATAAGAAAGTTACGCGGAAAACTGCCAACCTGGTTGAGGGGGTTATCTCATGA
- a CDS encoding sugar phosphate nucleotidyltransferase, translating to MKAVIMAGGKGTRLRPLTCHLPKPMVPLLDRPCMEYIIDLLKRHGTTEIAVTVQYLPQMIKNHFGDGTEFGVKLRYFEETSPLGTAGSVKNAAEFLDGTFLVISGDALTDFNLSKAVAFHEEKKALGTLVLTQVDIPLEYGIVMTEPDGRIVRFLEKPSWSEVFSDTVNTGIYVLEPEILNLFEPGRAYDFSKDLFPLMLRLGLPLYGYVAEGYWSDVGNLTQYRQAQFDILDGLVGVKIPGIEAFPGVWLGENVTIHDLVRLEGPVFIGKGTVVESDVRIGPYTIIGRHNWLGRKAEVERSVIWVRNYIGTSACLSGATLCNHVRIGDGAVVNEDAVIGDKSWIGDLSVLHTRTGF from the coding sequence ATGAAAGCCGTGATTATGGCGGGAGGAAAAGGGACCCGTTTGCGTCCGTTGACCTGTCATCTGCCGAAGCCGATGGTGCCGCTGTTGGATCGTCCTTGCATGGAATACATTATTGATTTGCTGAAGCGACACGGGACCACTGAAATTGCGGTTACGGTGCAATACCTGCCCCAGATGATCAAGAATCACTTTGGGGACGGGACGGAGTTTGGCGTCAAGCTTCGGTACTTTGAAGAAACTTCACCGCTTGGCACTGCCGGCAGCGTGAAAAATGCGGCCGAATTCCTCGATGGGACTTTCCTGGTAATCAGCGGCGATGCACTGACAGACTTTAACCTGAGCAAAGCCGTTGCTTTTCACGAAGAGAAGAAGGCTCTCGGAACGCTGGTTCTGACCCAAGTGGACATTCCGCTCGAATATGGGATAGTGATGACAGAACCGGATGGCAGGATTGTCAGGTTTCTCGAGAAGCCAAGTTGGAGCGAAGTTTTCAGCGATACGGTGAATACGGGGATTTACGTATTGGAGCCGGAAATCCTGAATCTGTTTGAGCCAGGCCGGGCATATGATTTCAGCAAGGATTTGTTTCCGCTCATGTTACGCCTTGGTCTTCCTTTGTACGGGTATGTGGCGGAAGGATACTGGTCGGATGTTGGCAATCTCACTCAGTACCGGCAGGCCCAATTTGACATACTGGACGGTCTGGTAGGAGTGAAAATTCCGGGGATTGAAGCATTTCCCGGCGTCTGGCTGGGGGAGAATGTCACCATTCACGATCTTGTACGGTTGGAAGGGCCGGTTTTTATCGGGAAAGGTACAGTTGTTGAATCGGATGTTCGAATCGGTCCGTACACAATTATTGGCCGGCACAACTGGCTGGGGCGGAAGGCGGAGGTAGAACGGTCCGTCATATGGGTGCGGAACTACATCGGCACATCTGCCTGCTTGTCCGGTGCCACCCTTTGCAATCATGTACGCATCGGCGACGGGGCTGTTGTCAATGAAGATGCGGTCATTGGAGACAAGAGTTGGATTGGGGATCTGTCGGTACTTCACACCAGAACTGGCTTCTGA
- a CDS encoding glycoside hydrolase family 15 protein — protein MKALHDVLESMRLPNGTYIASPSQDYSYVWIRDVCYAVLPYLTSNCDRYQKTYHALLDLFLRYEWKIDIHTKKKPVLPYEYIHARYSKDLMELTVPWGHAQNDSIGLFLWGTGVGIRQGKPMIRSDADRRILQKLVDYLACLEYWQEPDNGMWEETVEIHSSSVGACVAGLKSINMLVDIPAHLIEKGEAALRQLLPRESFSKQTDLALLSLIYPFGVVSRNMAQRILEDVTSTLERKFGCIRYLGDRYYNGGREAEWCFGFPWLGLCYSMLGEDRKAHEYWEKTISILPEDGTIPELYIGGTDRPNGNKPLAWAVAMAILLQERIEQSATVGKNREKMYDKI, from the coding sequence ATGAAAGCGCTACATGACGTTCTCGAATCAATGCGATTGCCCAATGGCACCTATATCGCCAGTCCCTCGCAGGATTACTCCTATGTCTGGATCCGTGATGTATGCTATGCGGTTCTCCCCTATCTTACCTCTAATTGTGACCGCTATCAGAAAACATATCATGCCTTGCTGGACCTGTTCTTGCGCTATGAATGGAAAATCGACATCCATACGAAAAAAAAGCCGGTTCTTCCTTACGAATACATTCATGCCCGTTATTCGAAAGACTTAATGGAATTGACAGTTCCATGGGGGCACGCACAAAACGATTCCATCGGGTTATTCCTTTGGGGAACGGGAGTGGGAATCCGGCAAGGAAAGCCCATGATTCGAAGTGATGCGGACCGCCGGATCCTGCAAAAATTGGTGGATTATCTCGCATGCCTGGAATACTGGCAGGAACCGGACAATGGCATGTGGGAGGAAACGGTTGAAATCCACTCTTCCAGTGTGGGTGCCTGTGTGGCCGGGTTAAAGTCCATTAACATGCTGGTTGACATACCGGCCCATCTGATTGAGAAAGGGGAGGCGGCTCTCCGTCAGCTCTTGCCCCGGGAGAGTTTTTCAAAGCAAACCGATCTGGCGCTTCTGTCGTTAATCTATCCGTTTGGAGTTGTATCGAGAAACATGGCACAACGTATTCTCGAAGATGTTACAAGTACACTTGAGCGAAAATTCGGCTGCATCCGCTATTTGGGGGATCGCTACTACAACGGGGGCCGGGAAGCCGAATGGTGCTTCGGCTTCCCCTGGCTGGGGTTATGTTACTCCATGCTGGGTGAGGATCGGAAAGCTCATGAGTACTGGGAGAAAACCATAAGCATCCTGCCTGAGGATGGAACCATTCCCGAACTGTACATTGGCGGCACCGACCGCCCCAATGGCAACAAACCGTTGGCATGGGCGGTGGCAATGGCGATTCTTCTGCAAGAAAGGATTGAACAAAGCGCCACGGTTGGAAAAAATCGAGAAAAGATGTACGATAAGATATAG
- a CDS encoding CBO0543 family protein: MYYIAVFFVSWIWWYLKADKTRLREMFGAVVFTMFLGLLTDLIMVHYKLWDYEGLPEPIYTIPLLLDYSVYPVVAYLFAQNLPETWGDILKRTLIWTGFAICFEWITLKTGHMEHHQWWNLWLSLAADILIFLSMAAIFRYYRTAYLRSESNPG, from the coding sequence ATGTACTATATTGCGGTGTTTTTCGTTTCCTGGATATGGTGGTATCTTAAAGCGGACAAAACACGACTTCGGGAGATGTTTGGTGCAGTCGTTTTCACAATGTTCCTGGGTTTGCTCACCGACCTGATCATGGTGCATTATAAACTGTGGGATTATGAAGGATTGCCTGAACCGATCTATACTATCCCTTTGCTGCTTGACTATAGTGTATACCCGGTTGTGGCGTATCTATTTGCGCAAAACCTGCCCGAGACATGGGGAGACATCTTGAAGCGAACCCTGATATGGACAGGTTTCGCCATATGTTTTGAATGGATCACGCTGAAGACAGGCCATATGGAGCACCACCAATGGTGGAACCTCTGGTTGTCGCTGGCTGCCGATATTCTTATCTTCCTGTCGATGGCCGCGATCTTCCGGTATTATCGAACCGCCTACCTGCGATCTGAAAGCAACCCCGGTTAA
- a CDS encoding CBO0543 family protein yields MEWMILWTFVGLCAVSFPFLLQKHPLKDWLLVYFMTAALSTFVGVFVVAAGWLEYPARLFPHAFQTSVVFDFLVFPIACVYYNLTSYRSNLGGILAQAVLYSAPITVLEVWFEKHTQLIKYHRWDWYLTFLLLVLTFLLIRGIMALIRRYSATNAM; encoded by the coding sequence ATGGAATGGATGATTCTTTGGACTTTTGTGGGTTTGTGCGCAGTGTCCTTCCCATTTTTATTGCAAAAACACCCCCTCAAGGATTGGCTGCTGGTATATTTCATGACGGCTGCCCTGTCTACTTTTGTTGGAGTTTTTGTAGTGGCTGCCGGATGGCTGGAGTATCCCGCCCGGCTGTTTCCCCATGCGTTTCAGACCAGTGTGGTATTTGATTTTTTGGTATTTCCAATTGCGTGTGTTTATTACAACTTGACCTCCTATCGTTCAAACCTGGGAGGCATTCTGGCGCAAGCAGTGCTGTACAGCGCACCGATAACCGTCCTGGAAGTCTGGTTCGAGAAGCATACTCAGTTGATCAAATATCACCGGTGGGACTGGTATCTCACCTTCCTGTTGCTGGTTCTGACCTTCTTGCTGATTCGGGGAATCATGGCCCTTATCAGGCGGTATTCCGCAACCAACGCCATGTGA
- a CDS encoding glucose-6-phosphate isomerase, whose translation MNKSLLQFDYSKALAFSGQHEIDYLAPAVEVAHNLLHQKKGPGNDYAGWVDLPVAYDKEEFARIQQAAGKIREDSDALVVIGIGGSYLGARAAIEMLTHSFHNLLPKGKRTAPEIYFAGQNMSPAYHKQLLELLEDKRVSVNVISKSGTTTEPAIAFRIFRDFLEKKFGKEEARQRIYATTDRSKGALRKLAEEEGYTTFVIPDDVGGRYSVLTAVGLLPIAAAGIDIEAMMQGAADSYKAYSAPDLNRNPSYQYAAIRNALYNKGKTVELLVNYEPSLHYISEWWKQLYGESEGKDHKGIFPASVDFSTDLHSMGQYIQEGRRHLFETVLQVEKPAEDITIGVDPADADGLNFLAGKTMDFVNKKAFEGTLLAHTDGGVPNLVVRLPEISPYTFGNLVYFFEKACGISGYLLGVNPFDQPGVEAYKKNMFALLGKPGFEKEKAELESRLRD comes from the coding sequence ATGAACAAGAGTCTGCTTCAGTTTGACTACTCCAAAGCACTGGCATTTTCAGGTCAACATGAGATCGATTATTTGGCACCGGCCGTAGAAGTTGCACACAATTTGCTGCATCAGAAAAAGGGTCCGGGCAATGATTATGCAGGTTGGGTGGACTTGCCGGTCGCCTACGACAAAGAGGAGTTTGCCCGGATTCAACAGGCAGCCGGGAAAATCCGGGAGGATTCGGATGCTCTCGTCGTTATTGGCATCGGCGGTTCCTATCTTGGGGCACGGGCAGCCATTGAAATGCTGACCCATTCATTCCACAACCTGCTGCCCAAAGGGAAGCGAACCGCACCGGAGATCTACTTTGCCGGTCAGAACATGAGTCCCGCCTATCATAAACAGCTGCTGGAACTGCTCGAAGACAAACGGGTTTCGGTGAACGTGATCTCCAAGTCGGGAACCACAACGGAACCCGCCATCGCGTTCCGGATATTCCGCGATTTCCTTGAAAAAAAATTCGGCAAAGAAGAGGCCCGGCAACGGATCTATGCAACCACCGACCGTTCCAAAGGAGCCTTGCGAAAACTGGCCGAAGAGGAAGGATATACAACCTTTGTAATCCCGGACGATGTCGGTGGGCGTTATTCGGTGCTCACAGCTGTCGGATTGTTGCCGATTGCTGCAGCAGGCATCGACATAGAAGCCATGATGCAGGGAGCGGCCGATTCCTATAAGGCATACTCCGCTCCCGATCTGAACCGGAACCCGTCCTATCAATATGCAGCCATCCGCAACGCATTGTACAACAAGGGAAAAACGGTGGAACTGCTTGTGAACTACGAGCCGTCCCTGCATTACATATCCGAATGGTGGAAGCAATTGTACGGAGAAAGTGAAGGAAAGGATCACAAGGGAATCTTTCCGGCCTCTGTCGACTTTTCGACCGACCTGCATTCCATGGGCCAATACATACAAGAAGGCAGAAGACATTTGTTTGAAACGGTGCTTCAGGTGGAGAAGCCCGCCGAAGACATTACGATTGGTGTTGACCCCGCCGATGCAGACGGCTTGAACTTCCTGGCAGGCAAGACCATGGATTTTGTGAATAAAAAGGCATTTGAAGGAACCCTGTTGGCGCATACGGATGGAGGAGTACCGAATCTTGTCGTTCGTCTGCCGGAGATCTCCCCCTACACCTTCGGGAACCTGGTCTATTTCTTTGAAAAAGCGTGTGGCATCAGCGGATACCTGCTGGGGGTCAATCCCTTTGATCAACCGGGTGTGGAAGCCTATAAGAAAAATATGTTTGCACTGTTGGGAAAACCGGGGTTCGAAAAAGAGAAGGCCGAACTGGAAAGCCGGCTGCGCGACTAA
- a CDS encoding acyl-CoA thioesterase — protein MEATLEIIVRSTEIDVNGHVNNAKYLEYLEWGREEWFDQNNLQYEHLLEMGVQTVTVNININYRKECRQGEVLLIKTRPEKLGRTSFVLQQEICKKDSGELAADAAVTVVTIDSNTRKSRPVPEELARLF, from the coding sequence ATGGAGGCAACACTTGAAATCATTGTTCGTTCAACCGAAATTGATGTGAACGGGCACGTGAACAATGCCAAATATCTGGAGTACCTGGAATGGGGACGGGAAGAGTGGTTTGACCAAAACAACCTGCAGTATGAACATCTGCTGGAGATGGGAGTGCAAACCGTCACGGTCAACATCAATATCAACTACCGGAAGGAATGCCGGCAGGGAGAAGTGCTCCTGATCAAGACCCGACCGGAAAAGTTGGGGCGGACAAGTTTTGTGCTTCAACAGGAGATCTGCAAGAAGGACAGCGGAGAACTGGCTGCCGATGCGGCTGTGACAGTGGTGACAATCGATTCGAATACGCGAAAAAGCCGGCCGGTGCCTGAGGAGTTGGCACGACTCTTTTAG